In a single window of the Microbacterium sp. SL75 genome:
- a CDS encoding L-threonylcarbamoyladenylate synthase, which produces MSPVYDCRDESQLLSGMRHARQAIGRGELVVLPTDTVYGIAADAFNARAVAGLLEAKGRGRQQPPPVLVPGVGTLRALVAEIPPAVDDLVREFWPGGLTIVLPAQPSLSWDLGDTHGTVAVRMPAQKMTLELLEETGPLAVSSANLTGRAAAVDIDSARDMLGDSVAAYLDAGVSETGVASTIIDATTLVGGAEPQIRVLREGAISRDRLRAVVGDLLEPDPVDEVVDPLATPSATTPDAEAPGP; this is translated from the coding sequence ATGTCACCCGTCTACGACTGCCGTGACGAATCGCAGCTGCTGTCCGGAATGCGCCACGCGCGTCAAGCGATCGGCCGCGGCGAGCTCGTCGTGCTCCCCACCGACACCGTCTACGGAATCGCCGCGGACGCCTTCAACGCGCGTGCCGTCGCGGGCCTGCTCGAGGCGAAGGGCCGCGGACGCCAGCAGCCGCCGCCCGTCCTCGTCCCCGGAGTCGGGACGCTGCGGGCCCTCGTCGCCGAGATCCCTCCCGCCGTCGACGATCTCGTTCGCGAGTTCTGGCCGGGAGGGCTGACGATCGTGCTTCCCGCCCAGCCCTCGCTCTCGTGGGACCTCGGTGACACGCACGGCACGGTCGCGGTGCGCATGCCCGCGCAGAAGATGACGCTCGAACTGCTCGAAGAGACCGGACCGCTCGCGGTGTCGAGCGCGAACCTCACGGGTCGAGCAGCGGCGGTCGACATCGACTCCGCTCGTGACATGCTCGGCGACAGTGTGGCGGCCTACCTCGACGCCGGCGTCAGCGAGACGGGCGTCGCCTCGACGATCATCGATGCCACGACACTCGTCGGGGGAGCGGAACCGCAGATCCGCGTGCTGCGCGAGGGCGCGATCTCGCGCGACCGTCTGCGCGCGGTGGTGGGCGACCTCCTCGAGCCGGACCCCGTCGACGAGGTCGTGGACCCCCTCGCGACACCCTCCGCAACGACCCCGGATGCCGAGGCGCCGGGTCCGTGA
- a CDS encoding MraY family glycosyltransferase, translating into MTQYLLTILFTAAVTLALSWVVWKLALRFKLYPGIRDRDVHKTPTPRLGGVAMFLGVVAAFALSSRNPYFAIFWIDPVPVLSLLGAVLLIVLVGVADDLWDLDWMIKLGAQFVAAGIIAWFGQLQILSLPIGALTVGSSWVSFLLTVFAMVVVMNAVNFIDGLNGLVAGVCLIANGVFFAYSYLLVRDTGASTYFNLASFIAAVLVGACLGFLPMNWTPAKLFMGDAGALMLGLLMASSAVAITGQLDPAVLDPEKIGRSQLLGAFIPILLPVVIVLLPLLDFGLAVARRQWAGRSPFSPDRKHLHHRMLDMGHTDRDAVLIFYSWTAVVSLAFLLMYIGTQQGWPGDYAIGIAFGVTGVAACAVLTLLPSQHRLRLSRRPRPTRPESSS; encoded by the coding sequence GTGACCCAATACCTCCTCACCATCCTGTTCACGGCGGCGGTCACGCTCGCGCTGTCGTGGGTGGTGTGGAAGCTTGCTCTGCGGTTCAAGCTGTACCCCGGCATCCGCGACCGCGATGTGCACAAGACGCCCACCCCGCGCCTCGGTGGTGTCGCGATGTTCCTCGGCGTGGTCGCCGCCTTCGCGCTCTCGAGCAGGAACCCCTACTTCGCGATCTTCTGGATCGACCCCGTCCCGGTGCTCTCTCTGCTTGGGGCGGTGCTGCTCATCGTGCTCGTCGGCGTCGCAGACGACCTGTGGGATCTCGACTGGATGATCAAGCTCGGGGCGCAGTTCGTGGCGGCCGGCATCATCGCCTGGTTCGGTCAGCTGCAGATCCTGTCGTTGCCGATCGGCGCACTCACGGTGGGATCGAGCTGGGTAAGCTTCCTGCTGACCGTGTTCGCGATGGTCGTCGTCATGAACGCCGTGAACTTCATCGACGGGCTGAACGGTCTCGTGGCGGGCGTCTGCCTGATCGCCAACGGCGTCTTCTTCGCGTACTCGTACCTCCTCGTGCGCGATACCGGAGCGAGCACCTACTTCAACCTCGCGTCCTTCATCGCGGCGGTGCTCGTGGGGGCGTGCCTGGGCTTCCTCCCGATGAACTGGACCCCGGCGAAGCTCTTCATGGGCGACGCGGGCGCGCTCATGCTGGGGCTGCTCATGGCGAGCTCCGCCGTCGCGATCACCGGTCAGCTCGACCCCGCGGTGCTCGATCCCGAGAAGATCGGCCGTTCGCAGCTGCTCGGTGCCTTCATCCCGATCCTGTTGCCCGTGGTCATCGTGCTGCTGCCCCTGCTCGACTTCGGGCTCGCGGTCGCGCGGCGGCAGTGGGCGGGCAGATCGCCCTTCTCGCCGGACCGCAAGCACCTTCACCACCGCATGCTCGACATGGGGCACACCGACCGCGACGCGGTCCTCATCTTCTACAGCTGGACCGCCGTGGTGAGCCTCGCGTTCCTGCTGATGTACATCGGCACCCAGCAGGGCTGGCCCGGCGACTACGCGATCGGCATCGCCTTCGGCGTGACCGGTGTCGCCGCTTGCGCCGTCCTCACGCTCCTGCCCTCCCAGCACCGTCTGCGGTTGTCCCGCCGACCCCGACCCACCCGACCGGAGTCCTCCTCATGA